The Pseudomonas baetica genome includes a region encoding these proteins:
- a CDS encoding PaaI family thioesterase — MEIPAGLVESAFFKLLGCRLHSLETGVAQVALGLEPELRNRGGKLHGGALFSLVDIAMGLACSSVHGFDQQSATIECKINYIRAVSDGEVLCTARVIHPGRRTLVVEADVMQGDKLVAKAQGTFAVL; from the coding sequence ATGGAGATTCCGGCCGGGCTCGTCGAGAGCGCGTTTTTCAAGCTGTTGGGCTGCCGCCTGCACAGCCTGGAAACCGGGGTGGCGCAAGTCGCCCTGGGGCTGGAACCGGAACTGCGCAATCGCGGCGGCAAGTTGCACGGCGGCGCGCTGTTCAGTCTGGTCGACATCGCCATGGGGCTGGCCTGTTCCAGCGTTCATGGCTTCGATCAGCAGAGCGCGACCATCGAGTGCAAGATCAACTACATCCGCGCCGTTTCTGACGGTGAGGTGCTGTGCACGGCACGGGTCATCCACCCGGGCCGCCGCACGTTGGTGGTCGAAGCCGACGTGATGCAGGGCGACAAACTGGTCGCAAAAGCGCAAGGCACGTTCGCTGTCCTGTAG
- the gshA gene encoding glutamate--cysteine ligase: MSELLNRRLALLGERANLSLLEQCLHGIERECLRVTSEGRLAQTPHPEALGSALTNEQITTDYSESLLEFITPALPDPADTLASLDKIHRFAYSKLGSEYLWSPSMPCPLPAEEDIPIAYYGTSNIGQLKYVYRKGLALRYGKTMQCIAGIHYNFSLPEKLWPLLKEAEGFVGTDRDFQSFSYIALIRNFRRYSWLLMYLFGASPALDAGFLRGRSHQLEQLDPDTLYLPYATSLRMSDLGYQSNAQAGLTPCYNDLASYTDSLRKAVATPYAPYVEVGTHKDGEWVQLNTNILQIENEYYSNIRPKRVTYTGERPIQALVARGIQYVEVRCLDINPFLPMGIDLTESRFLDAFLLYCALNDSPLLTNTSCGNATANFLSVVKEGRRPGLQLQRDGESVEMKTWAAELLEQIAPLAALLDQSHGGDAHSKALDAQLAKVSDPSLTPSAQVLAAMAEHKESFAQFSLRQSQAHAEFFRSEPLAAEEQAKFEELARTSLAAQAELEQNEVGDFDVFVGSYQASILAISN; this comes from the coding sequence TTGAGCGAACTTCTCAACCGCCGCCTGGCTCTGCTCGGTGAGCGCGCCAACCTCTCTCTGCTCGAACAGTGCCTTCACGGTATCGAACGTGAATGCCTGCGCGTGACCAGCGAAGGTCGTCTGGCGCAAACGCCGCACCCGGAAGCCTTGGGTTCCGCGCTGACCAATGAACAAATCACCACCGATTATTCCGAGTCGCTGCTGGAGTTCATCACGCCTGCCCTGCCCGATCCGGCCGACACGCTGGCGAGCCTGGACAAGATTCATCGTTTTGCCTACAGCAAACTCGGCAGCGAGTACCTGTGGAGTCCATCGATGCCGTGCCCGTTGCCGGCCGAGGAAGATATCCCGATCGCCTATTACGGCACCTCCAACATCGGTCAGCTCAAGTATGTCTACCGCAAGGGTCTGGCCCTGCGTTACGGCAAGACCATGCAGTGCATCGCCGGGATTCACTACAACTTCTCCCTGCCGGAAAAACTCTGGCCGCTGCTGAAGGAAGCCGAAGGTTTCGTCGGCACCGACCGCGATTTCCAGTCGTTTTCCTACATCGCGCTGATCCGCAACTTCCGTCGTTACAGCTGGCTGCTGATGTACCTGTTCGGTGCCTCGCCTGCACTGGATGCAGGTTTCCTGCGCGGTCGTTCGCATCAACTGGAACAACTGGACCCGGACACCCTGTATCTGCCGTACGCGACCAGCCTGCGCATGAGCGACCTCGGTTACCAGAGCAACGCCCAGGCTGGCCTGACGCCGTGCTACAACGATCTGGCCAGCTACACCGACAGCCTGCGCAAAGCCGTGGCCACGCCTTACGCGCCTTACGTTGAAGTCGGCACGCACAAGGATGGCGAGTGGGTTCAGTTGAACACCAACATCCTGCAAATCGAAAACGAGTACTACTCCAACATCCGCCCGAAACGTGTGACCTACACCGGCGAGCGGCCGATCCAGGCGCTGGTGGCCCGTGGCATTCAGTACGTCGAAGTGCGTTGCCTGGACATCAACCCGTTCCTGCCGATGGGCATCGATCTGACCGAGTCGCGCTTCCTCGATGCGTTCCTGCTGTATTGCGCACTGAATGACAGCCCGCTGCTGACCAACACCAGTTGCGGCAACGCGACCGCGAACTTCCTCAGCGTGGTCAAGGAAGGTCGCCGTCCGGGCCTGCAATTGCAGCGTGACGGGGAATCGGTCGAGATGAAAACGTGGGCAGCAGAACTGCTGGAGCAAATCGCGCCACTGGCAGCGCTGCTGGATCAAAGCCATGGCGGCGATGCACACAGCAAGGCGCTGGATGCACAACTGGCCAAGGTCAGCGATCCGTCGCTGACGCCTTCGGCGCAGGTGTTGGCGGCGATGGCTGAGCACAAGGAAAGCTTTGCGCAGTTCTCCCTGCGTCAGAGCCAGGCGCATGCCGAGTTTTTCCGTAGTGAGCCATTGGCGGCGGAAGAGCAGGCGAAGTTTGAAGAACTGGCGCGTACTTCGCTGGCGGCACAGGCTGAGCTGGAGCAGAACGAAGTGGGCGATTTCGATGTGTTTGTCGGGTCATATCAGGCGAGCATTTTGGCGATCAGTAACTAA
- the tauB gene encoding taurine ABC transporter ATP-binding subunit, which yields MALLQLERISAQYPGSPTPVLADISLTLGPQQLLVALGPSGSGKTSLLNLIAGFVEPSAGRITLDGVPVKGPSAERGVVFQDDALLPWQDVLANVAFGLELAGVARNKREQRAREMLALVDLAGFESRRIWQLSGGQKQRVGLARALAADPRVLLMDEPFGALDAFTREQMQELLLQVWQRTAKPVFLITHDIEEAVFLATDLILLAPNPGQIVERLHLDFGQRYAAGESARAIKSDPRFIETREHVLSKVFSQRSAVQRQERA from the coding sequence ATGGCCTTGCTACAGCTGGAGCGCATCAGCGCACAGTACCCGGGCAGCCCGACACCGGTGCTGGCGGATATTTCTCTGACCCTGGGGCCTCAGCAATTGCTGGTGGCCCTCGGCCCGTCCGGCAGTGGCAAGACTTCTCTGTTGAACCTGATTGCCGGTTTCGTCGAACCGAGCGCCGGGCGCATCACCCTCGATGGCGTGCCGGTCAAAGGCCCAAGCGCAGAGCGCGGCGTGGTGTTCCAGGACGACGCTCTGCTGCCTTGGCAGGACGTGTTGGCCAACGTGGCTTTCGGTCTGGAACTGGCCGGTGTGGCCAGGAACAAACGCGAACAGCGCGCTCGCGAGATGCTCGCGCTGGTCGATCTTGCCGGTTTCGAAAGCCGTCGTATCTGGCAACTGTCCGGCGGCCAGAAACAACGCGTCGGCCTCGCCCGCGCACTCGCTGCCGACCCGCGCGTGTTGCTGATGGACGAACCCTTCGGCGCGCTTGATGCCTTCACCCGCGAACAAATGCAGGAGCTGTTGCTGCAAGTCTGGCAGCGCACCGCCAAACCGGTGTTCCTGATTACCCACGACATTGAAGAAGCGGTGTTCCTCGCCACTGACCTGATTCTGCTCGCGCCGAATCCGGGGCAGATCGTCGAGCGTCTGCATCTGGATTTCGGTCAGCGCTACGCCGCTGGTGAGTCCGCCCGCGCGATCAAGTCCGACCCGCGGTTTATCGAAACCCGCGAGCACGTGCTGAGCAAAGTGTTCTCGCAACGCAGCGCCGTGCAACGGCAGGAGCGTGCATGA
- the tauA gene encoding taurine ABC transporter substrate-binding protein — protein sequence MKLNFPLRLLAVASLAAASFLAQAADLTVAYQTTVDPAKVAQADGAYEKATKADISWRKFDNGADIIAAIASGDVQIGYLGSSPLTAAITRKVPVETFLIATQIGAAEALVARDGSGIKTPQDLVGKKIAVPFVSTGHYSLLAALKHWNIDPSKVTVLNLAPPAIIAAWKRGDIDATYVWDPALGVAKENGKVLITSGELAKFGAPTFDAWIVRKDFAEKHPEIVRAFAKVTLDAYADYRKDPKAWLADQANVDKLVKLSGAKASDIPLLLQGNVYPLAADQVSDLGAPTTKAITDTAAFLKEQGKVEAVLPDYAPYVSAKYITN from the coding sequence ATGAAACTGAATTTCCCGCTTCGCCTGCTGGCCGTGGCCTCGTTGGCTGCCGCGAGCTTTCTGGCGCAGGCTGCCGACCTCACCGTCGCCTACCAAACCACCGTTGACCCGGCGAAAGTCGCTCAGGCCGACGGCGCTTATGAAAAAGCCACCAAGGCCGACATCAGCTGGCGCAAATTCGACAACGGCGCGGACATCATCGCGGCCATTGCCTCCGGTGACGTGCAGATCGGCTATCTGGGTTCGAGCCCGCTGACCGCGGCTATCACCCGCAAAGTCCCGGTCGAAACTTTCCTCATCGCCACCCAGATCGGCGCTGCCGAAGCGTTGGTCGCTCGCGACGGCTCCGGGATCAAGACGCCACAGGATCTGGTCGGCAAGAAAATCGCCGTGCCGTTCGTGTCCACCGGTCACTACAGCCTGCTCGCCGCGCTGAAGCACTGGAACATCGATCCTTCCAAAGTCACCGTGCTCAACCTCGCGCCGCCAGCGATCATCGCGGCGTGGAAACGCGGTGATATCGACGCCACTTACGTGTGGGATCCGGCCCTCGGCGTGGCCAAGGAAAACGGCAAAGTGCTGATCACTTCCGGTGAACTCGCCAAGTTCGGCGCGCCGACCTTCGATGCGTGGATCGTGCGCAAAGACTTCGCCGAGAAGCACCCGGAAATCGTCCGGGCATTCGCCAAAGTCACCCTCGACGCCTACGCCGATTACCGCAAAGACCCGAAAGCCTGGCTCGCCGATCAAGCCAACGTCGACAAACTGGTGAAGCTCTCCGGCGCCAAGGCCAGCGACATTCCGTTGCTGCTGCAGGGCAACGTCTACCCGCTGGCAGCGGATCAGGTCAGCGACCTCGGCGCACCGACCACCAAAGCCATCACCGACACCGCCGCGTTCCTCAAGGAGCAAGGCAAGGTCGAAGCGGTTCTGCCCGACTACGCGCCGTACGTCAGCGCCAAATACATCACCAACTGA
- the tauC gene encoding taurine ABC transporter permease TauC: MSSYDVSAPAVKTPSVAVPLRRSLSTRWISLLTLFALLAVWWAVTATGLIEPLFLPPPSAVLQKGWLLATTGYMDSTLWQHLGASLSRIGLGLGFAILTAVPVGIAIGANRIARGVLDPLIEFYRPIPPLAYLPLIVIWCGIGELSKVLLIYLAIFAPIAIATATGVRTVDPAKLRAAQSLGATRAQLIRHVILPSALPDILTGVRIGLGVGWSTLVAAELIAATSGLGFMVQSAAQFLVTDVVVLGILVIALIAFAMEMGLRALQRKLVPWHGQAH, translated from the coding sequence ATGAGCAGTTACGACGTTTCCGCCCCGGCAGTGAAAACCCCATCAGTGGCGGTTCCGCTGCGCCGCAGTCTCAGCACACGCTGGATCAGCCTGTTGACCTTGTTCGCCTTGCTGGCGGTCTGGTGGGCGGTGACCGCCACTGGATTGATCGAGCCGCTGTTCCTGCCGCCGCCGTCCGCCGTGTTGCAAAAAGGCTGGTTGCTGGCGACTACCGGTTACATGGACTCGACCCTTTGGCAGCATTTGGGCGCGAGCCTGAGCCGCATCGGACTGGGCCTTGGCTTTGCGATTCTGACCGCTGTGCCGGTGGGCATCGCCATTGGCGCCAACCGCATCGCTCGCGGCGTACTGGATCCGTTGATCGAGTTCTACCGCCCTATCCCACCGCTCGCCTACCTGCCGCTGATTGTGATCTGGTGCGGCATTGGCGAGTTGTCGAAAGTGCTGCTGATCTACCTGGCGATTTTCGCGCCGATCGCGATTGCCACTGCGACCGGCGTGCGCACCGTCGACCCGGCGAAATTGCGCGCCGCACAGTCACTGGGTGCGACCCGCGCACAACTGATTCGCCATGTGATTCTGCCGAGCGCGTTACCGGACATTCTCACTGGTGTGCGCATTGGTCTGGGGGTTGGCTGGTCGACACTGGTCGCCGCTGAACTGATTGCCGCCACCAGTGGTTTGGGCTTCATGGTGCAATCGGCCGCGCAATTTCTGGTCACCGACGTGGTGGTGCTGGGGATTCTGGTCATCGCACTGATCGCCTTCGCCATGGAAATGGGCCTGCGCGCTTTGCAACGCAAACTGGTGCCGTGGCACGGCCAGGCGCACTGA
- the betT gene encoding choline transporter BetT: MNPPVFYFAATVILLFGLVVIAMPEQAGAWLLEAQNWAANTVGWYYMLAMTLYLVFVVVTALSGYGKIKLGADHDEPEFSYLSWAGMLFAAGISITLFFFCVSEPLTHMLQPPQGEAGTAEAARQAMQVLFLHWGLHGWGVFAFVGMALAYFAYRHNLPLALRSALYPLIGKRINGPIGYAVDGFGIIATVFGLGADMGFGVLHLNSGLDYLFGIAHTQWIQVGLITLMMGAAIIVAVSGVDKGVRVMSDINMLLACALLLFVLFAGPTQHLLNTLIQNVGDYLGALPMKSFDLYAYDKPSDWLGGWTVFYWAWWIAWSPFVGLFIARISRGRTIREFVFGVLLIPLGFTLAWMSIFGNSALDQVLNHGMSALGMSAIDNPSMSIYLLLETYPWSKTVIAVTVFISFVFFVTSADSGTVVLSTLSAKGGNPDEDGPKWLRVFWGAMTALITSALLFSGSIDALKSAVVLTSLPFSLILLLMMWGLHKAFYLESQKQIAQLHSLAPVSGARRGTGGWRQRLSQAVHFPSRDEVYRFMDTTVRPAIEEVTAVFVEKGLNVVTQPDPAHDNVSLEIGHGEQHPFIYQVQMRGYFTPSFARGGMGSKQLNNRRYYRAEVHLSEGSQDYDLVGYTKEQIINDILDQYERHMQFLHLVR, encoded by the coding sequence ATGAATCCGCCGGTGTTCTACTTCGCCGCGACGGTCATTCTGCTGTTTGGTCTCGTGGTCATCGCCATGCCCGAACAGGCCGGTGCCTGGCTGCTGGAAGCGCAAAACTGGGCGGCCAACACGGTCGGCTGGTACTACATGCTCGCGATGACGCTGTATCTGGTCTTCGTGGTGGTCACCGCGTTATCCGGCTACGGCAAGATAAAACTCGGTGCCGACCACGACGAGCCCGAATTCAGTTACCTGTCCTGGGCCGGCATGCTCTTCGCCGCCGGGATCAGCATCACGCTGTTCTTCTTCTGCGTGTCCGAACCGCTGACCCACATGCTCCAGCCGCCGCAAGGCGAGGCCGGTACAGCGGAGGCTGCGCGTCAGGCGATGCAGGTTCTGTTTCTGCACTGGGGCCTGCACGGCTGGGGCGTTTTTGCCTTTGTCGGCATGGCGCTGGCGTACTTCGCGTATCGGCATAACCTGCCACTGGCCCTGCGTTCGGCGCTGTATCCACTGATCGGCAAACGCATCAACGGCCCCATCGGTTATGCAGTGGATGGCTTCGGCATCATCGCCACGGTGTTTGGTCTTGGCGCTGACATGGGCTTCGGCGTGTTGCACCTCAACTCGGGCCTCGACTACCTGTTTGGCATCGCTCATACCCAGTGGATTCAGGTCGGCCTGATCACGCTGATGATGGGCGCGGCGATCATCGTTGCCGTCTCCGGTGTGGATAAAGGCGTGCGGGTGATGTCTGACATCAACATGCTGCTGGCCTGTGCGCTGCTGCTGTTCGTGTTGTTCGCAGGTCCCACCCAGCACCTGCTCAACACCCTGATCCAGAACGTCGGCGACTACCTCGGTGCCTTGCCGATGAAGAGTTTCGACCTCTATGCCTACGACAAACCGAGCGACTGGCTCGGTGGCTGGACCGTGTTTTACTGGGCCTGGTGGATCGCATGGTCGCCGTTCGTGGGCCTGTTCATCGCCCGGATTTCCCGTGGCCGCACCATCCGTGAGTTCGTCTTCGGTGTGCTGCTGATCCCGCTCGGTTTCACCCTGGCGTGGATGTCGATTTTCGGCAACAGCGCCCTTGATCAAGTGCTCAACCACGGCATGAGCGCACTTGGCATGTCGGCCATCGACAACCCGTCGATGAGCATTTATCTGTTGCTGGAAACCTACCCGTGGAGCAAAACCGTCATCGCCGTGACGGTGTTCATCAGCTTCGTGTTCTTCGTCACCTCCGCCGACTCCGGCACCGTGGTGCTTTCGACGCTGTCGGCCAAGGGCGGCAACCCGGATGAAGACGGGCCGAAATGGCTGCGGGTATTCTGGGGCGCGATGACCGCGCTGATCACCAGCGCGCTGCTGTTCTCTGGCAGTATCGATGCGCTGAAATCAGCGGTAGTGCTGACCTCGTTGCCGTTCTCGCTGATTCTGCTGCTGATGATGTGGGGCCTGCACAAGGCGTTCTATCTCGAATCGCAGAAGCAGATCGCGCAACTGCATTCGCTGGCGCCGGTGTCGGGTGCGCGACGTGGCACGGGGGGCTGGCGCCAGCGCTTGAGTCAGGCCGTGCACTTCCCGTCGCGTGATGAGGTGTACCGCTTCATGGACACCACCGTGCGCCCGGCGATTGAAGAAGTGACCGCGGTGTTCGTCGAGAAAGGCCTGAACGTGGTCACCCAGCCGGATCCGGCGCATGACAACGTCAGCCTGGAAATCGGCCACGGCGAGCAGCATCCGTTCATTTATCAGGTGCAGATGCGCGGCTACTTCACGCCATCATTTGCGCGTGGCGGTATGGGCTCCAAACAGCTCAACAACCGCCGCTATTACCGCGCCGAAGTGCATCTGAGCGAGGGCAGTCAGGACTACGATCTGGTCGGCTACACCAAGGAGCAGATCATCAACGACATCCTCGACCAGTACGAGCGCCACATGCAGTTCCTGCACCTGGTGCGTTGA
- the mgrA gene encoding L-glyceraldehyde 3-phosphate reductase: MTYTAAENRYDSIPYRRVGRSGLVLPALSLGLWHNFGDSTPIDTQRALLRTAFDLGINHFDLANNYGPPYGSAETNFGRLLREDFKQYRDELIISSKAGWDMWPGPYGQGGGSRKYVLASLDQSLQRLGLDYVDIFYSHRFDPDTPLEETASALATAVQQGKALYIGISSYSGVKTREIAALLKEWKVPLLIHQPAYNLLNRWVEKDLLDTTDELGTGVIAFTPLAQGLLTDKYLNGVPADARVNRPGGGSFQASHLSEANIAHVRALNEIAKRRGQSLAQLALAWTLRDPRVTSALIGASRPEQIIENVGALKNLSFSAEELAEIDRFAQEGGINLWEKPSTAE; encoded by the coding sequence ATGACTTACACCGCTGCCGAAAACCGCTACGACTCCATCCCTTACCGCCGCGTCGGGCGCAGCGGTCTGGTGCTGCCGGCGCTGTCGCTGGGCCTGTGGCACAACTTCGGTGACAGCACGCCGATCGACACCCAGCGCGCCTTGCTGCGTACCGCGTTCGACCTGGGGATCAACCACTTCGACCTGGCCAACAACTACGGCCCGCCGTACGGCAGCGCCGAGACCAACTTCGGCCGCCTGCTGCGCGAAGACTTCAAGCAGTACCGCGACGAGTTGATCATCTCCAGCAAGGCCGGTTGGGACATGTGGCCCGGCCCTTACGGCCAGGGTGGTGGCTCACGCAAATACGTGCTGGCCAGCCTCGACCAGAGCCTGCAACGCCTCGGTCTGGACTATGTGGATATCTTCTATTCGCACCGCTTCGACCCGGACACCCCGCTGGAAGAAACTGCTAGCGCCCTCGCCACTGCGGTGCAACAAGGCAAGGCGTTGTACATCGGCATCTCCTCGTATTCCGGGGTGAAAACCCGCGAGATCGCCGCGCTGCTCAAAGAATGGAAAGTGCCGCTGCTGATTCACCAACCGGCGTACAACCTGCTCAATCGCTGGGTGGAAAAGGATCTGCTCGATACCACCGATGAACTCGGCACCGGCGTCATCGCCTTCACGCCGTTGGCGCAAGGTCTGCTGACCGACAAATACCTCAACGGCGTGCCGGCGGATGCGCGGGTCAATCGTCCGGGCGGTGGATCGTTTCAGGCTTCGCACTTGTCCGAAGCCAACATTGCCCACGTGCGTGCGTTGAACGAGATCGCCAAACGTCGCGGTCAGAGCCTGGCGCAACTGGCACTGGCCTGGACGCTGCGTGACCCACGAGTGACCTCGGCATTGATCGGCGCAAGCCGGCCGGAGCAGATTATCGAGAACGTCGGGGCGTTGAAGAATTTGAGCTTTAGCGCTGAGGAACTGGCGGAGATTGACCGGTTTGCCCAAGAGGGCGGGATCAATCTTTGGGAGAAGCCTTCGACGGCGGAATAA
- a CDS encoding Tex family protein — MDSINSRIAEELGVRPQQVEAAVALLDEGSTVPFIARYRKEVTGSLDDTQLRHLEERLRYLRELDERRISILASIEEQGKLTPALERDIKLADTKTRLEDLYLPYKQKRRTKGQIALEAGLGDLADSLFNDPNLAPEAEAARFVDAEKGVADVKAALEGAKYILMERFAEDASLLEKLRTYLKQEATLSARVIAGKEEEGAKFRDYFEHDEPLKSMPSHRALAIFRGRNEGILSSALKVGDELPGTMHPCEGMIGQQFGIQNQNRPADKWLGEVVRWTWKVKLYTHLETDLLGELRDGAETEAINVFAHNLHDLLLAAPAGPRATLGLDPGLRTGCKVAVVDSTGKLLDHATVYPHVPHNKWDQTIAILAALCAKHSVDLIAIGNGTASRETDKLAIELIKKYPAMKMTKVMVSEAGASVYSASELAAKEFPDLDVSIRGAVSIARRLQDPLAELVKIDPKSIGVGQYQHDVSQLKLARGLDAVVEDCVNAVGVDVNTASVALLARISGLNATLAQNIVAHRDEHGAFKTRAALKKVARLGEKTFEQAAGFLRVMNGDNPLDSSAVHPEAYPLVQRIAAETDRDIRSLIGDAGFLKRLDPKKFTDETFGLPTVTDILQELEKPGRDPRPEFKTAEFQEGVEDLKDLQLGMILEGVVTNVTAFGAFVDIGVHQDGLVHISALSEKFIKDPREAVKAGDVVKVKVMEVDIPRKRVGLSMRMGDTPGEKIDGARGSRPGSAQRQPSNNAPRKETTTAAPVNNAMASLFANAKQLKKR, encoded by the coding sequence ATGGACAGCATCAACAGCCGCATCGCCGAGGAACTCGGCGTACGCCCACAACAGGTCGAAGCGGCCGTCGCGCTACTCGATGAAGGCTCTACCGTTCCCTTCATCGCCCGTTACCGGAAAGAAGTCACCGGCAGCCTCGATGACACCCAGTTGCGTCATCTGGAAGAGCGTCTGCGCTACCTGCGAGAACTCGACGAACGGCGCATCAGCATCCTCGCCAGCATCGAAGAGCAAGGCAAACTCACCCCTGCCCTCGAGCGCGACATCAAACTCGCCGACACCAAGACCCGCCTCGAAGACTTGTACCTGCCGTACAAGCAGAAGCGCCGCACCAAGGGCCAGATCGCCCTGGAAGCCGGCCTCGGCGACCTGGCCGACAGCCTGTTCAACGACCCGAACCTGGCCCCGGAAGCCGAAGCCGCACGCTTCGTCGACGCCGAAAAAGGCGTGGCCGATGTGAAGGCAGCGCTCGAAGGCGCCAAATACATCCTGATGGAGCGTTTCGCCGAAGACGCCAGCCTGCTGGAAAAACTGCGTACCTACCTCAAGCAGGAAGCGACCCTCAGTGCCCGCGTGATCGCCGGCAAGGAAGAAGAAGGCGCCAAGTTCCGCGATTACTTCGAACACGACGAACCGCTGAAAAGCATGCCGTCGCACCGCGCCCTGGCGATCTTCCGTGGCCGCAACGAAGGCATTCTCAGCTCCGCGTTGAAAGTCGGCGACGAACTGCCGGGCACCATGCACCCGTGCGAAGGCATGATCGGCCAGCAATTCGGCATCCAGAACCAGAACCGTCCGGCCGACAAATGGCTCGGTGAGGTGGTGCGCTGGACGTGGAAGGTCAAGCTCTACACGCATCTCGAAACCGACCTGCTGGGCGAGTTGCGCGACGGCGCCGAAACCGAGGCGATCAACGTCTTCGCTCACAACCTGCACGACCTGCTGCTGGCTGCTCCGGCCGGTCCGCGCGCAACCCTGGGCCTTGACCCGGGCCTGCGTACCGGTTGCAAGGTGGCGGTGGTCGATTCGACCGGCAAACTGCTCGATCACGCCACGGTTTACCCGCACGTGCCGCACAACAAATGGGATCAGACCATCGCCATTCTGGCGGCCCTGTGCGCCAAGCACTCGGTTGACCTGATTGCCATCGGCAACGGCACCGCCAGCCGCGAAACCGACAAACTGGCGATCGAGCTGATCAAAAAATACCCAGCAATGAAGATGACCAAGGTCATGGTCTCCGAGGCGGGCGCATCGGTGTACTCGGCATCGGAACTGGCAGCCAAGGAATTCCCGGATCTGGACGTGTCGATCCGTGGCGCGGTATCGATTGCCCGTCGCTTGCAGGATCCGCTCGCTGAACTGGTGAAGATCGATCCGAAATCCATCGGTGTCGGCCAGTATCAGCACGACGTGTCGCAACTGAAACTGGCGCGCGGTCTGGACGCTGTGGTCGAGGACTGCGTGAACGCCGTCGGCGTCGACGTGAACACGGCTTCCGTGGCGCTACTGGCACGGATCTCCGGCCTAAACGCAACACTGGCGCAGAACATCGTGGCGCACCGCGACGAGCACGGCGCGTTCAAAACCCGCGCAGCGCTGAAGAAAGTCGCGCGTCTGGGCGAAAAAACCTTCGAACAGGCCGCCGGTTTCTTGCGCGTGATGAACGGCGACAACCCGCTGGATTCCTCGGCGGTTCACCCGGAAGCCTATCCGCTGGTGCAGCGCATTGCCGCTGAAACCGACCGCGACATCCGCTCGCTGATCGGCGATGCCGGGTTCCTCAAGCGTCTGGATCCGAAGAAGTTCACCGACGAGACCTTCGGTCTGCCGACCGTAACCGACATCCTCCAGGAACTGGAAAAACCGGGCCGCGACCCGCGTCCGGAGTTCAAGACTGCCGAGTTCCAGGAAGGCGTCGAAGACCTCAAGGACCTGCAACTGGGGATGATCCTCGAAGGCGTCGTGACCAACGTGACCGCGTTCGGCGCGTTCGTCGACATCGGCGTGCATCAGGACGGTCTGGTACACATCTCGGCGCTGTCGGAGAAGTTCATCAAGGATCCACGTGAAGCGGTGAAGGCCGGTGACGTGGTGAAAGTGAAGGTCATGGAAGTCGACATTCCGCGCAAACGCGTTGGCTTGTCGATGCGCATGGGTGACACCCCGGGCGAGAAGATCGATGGCGCCCGTGGCTCGCGCCCGGGCTCGGCGCAACGCCAGCCTTCGAACAACGCGCCACGCAAGGAAACCACCACCGCCGCGCCGGTGAACAATGCGATGGCTTCGCTGTTCGCCAACGCCAAGCAGTTGAAAAAACGCTGA
- the tauD gene encoding taurine dioxygenase — translation MSSLNITPLSSALGAQISGVDISQPLSLEYRDAIEQALLKFQVLFFRNQPIEPSQQARFANYFGDLHIHPIYPNVPEQPEVLILDTAVTDVRDNAIWHTDVTFLPTPAMGAVLSAKLLPEFGGDTLWASGIAAYEALSAPLKALLEGLTATHDFTRSFPLERYGNTPEALAQWEEARRKNPPLSHPVIRTHPVSGRRSLFVNEGFTSKINELSETESEAILKFLFAHATRPEFTIRWRWQKDDIAFWDNRVTQHYAVDDYRPARRVMQRATVLGDMPFFR, via the coding sequence ATGAGCAGCCTCAATATCACCCCGTTAAGCTCGGCCCTCGGCGCACAGATCAGCGGCGTCGACATCAGCCAGCCGTTGAGCCTGGAGTACCGCGACGCCATCGAGCAGGCGCTGCTCAAGTTCCAGGTGCTGTTCTTCCGCAATCAGCCGATCGAGCCTTCGCAACAGGCGCGCTTCGCTAATTACTTTGGCGACCTGCACATTCACCCGATCTACCCGAACGTGCCGGAACAGCCGGAAGTGCTGATTCTGGACACCGCCGTCACCGACGTGCGCGACAACGCGATCTGGCACACCGACGTGACCTTCCTGCCGACGCCGGCGATGGGCGCGGTGCTCAGCGCCAAGTTGTTGCCGGAGTTTGGCGGCGACACCTTGTGGGCCAGCGGGATTGCTGCGTATGAGGCGCTGTCGGCGCCGCTGAAGGCTTTGCTTGAAGGCCTGACCGCCACCCACGATTTCACTCGCTCGTTCCCATTGGAGCGTTACGGCAATACGCCCGAAGCGCTGGCGCAGTGGGAAGAGGCACGGCGCAAAAATCCGCCGTTGTCACACCCGGTGATTCGCACGCATCCGGTCAGCGGACGGCGTTCGTTGTTCGTCAACGAAGGCTTTACGTCGAAGATCAATGAGCTGTCGGAAACCGAAAGCGAGGCGATTCTGAAGTTCCTGTTCGCCCACGCGACGCGGCCAGAGTTCACCATTCGCTGGCGCTGGCAGAAGGACGATATTGCGTTCTGGGATAACCGCGTGACCCAGCATTACGCGGTGGACGATTACCGCCCGGCGCGGCGGGTGATGCAGCGGGCTACGGTGTTGGGGGATATGCCGTTTTTTCGGTAA